A single genomic interval of Mycobacterium sp. DL592 harbors:
- a CDS encoding acetate--CoA ligase produces the protein MGGYRELFDASVADPAAFWAQAARAVTWTREPQRILDDTNPPFYRWFPDAELNTCANALDRHVDEGRAEQPALIYDSPVTGTKRVFTYRELLDETARFAGALRSLGVGKGDRVVLYMPMIPEAVIAMLACARLGAVHSVVFGGFAAHELATRIDDAQPAVIVSASCGIEPTRVVEYKPMLDHALELASHQPGACVIVQRDRLRCELVEGRDLDWAEAMASASPAAPVPVAATDPLYVLYTSGTTGKPKGIVRDNGGHAVALLWSMRNVYDIDPGDVFWAASDVGWVVGHSYIVYGPLLAGATTVLYEGKPIGTPDPGAFWRVCSKYGVKALFTAPTAIRAIRKEDPEASHISRYDLSSLKYLFQAGERLDPDTYAWASAKLGVPVVDHWWQTETGWAIAANPVGIEQLPLKAGSPTVPMPGYDVQILQVDGSPCAPGEEGAICISLPLPPGTLPTLWGDDARYEASYLCEHPGFYLTGDGGYIDDDGYLFVMGRIDDVINVAGHRLSTGSIEAVLAAHPAVAECAVIGVADEIKGQVPRGFVVLKAGASAEGLAAELVAAVRDEIGAVACFRLVDVVPALPKTRSGKILRKTMRGIAHGKDEPMPSTIEDPAVLETLRPILQG, from the coding sequence ATGGGCGGTTATCGAGAGTTGTTCGACGCCAGTGTCGCCGATCCGGCGGCGTTCTGGGCGCAGGCTGCGCGCGCGGTGACGTGGACGCGGGAGCCGCAGCGGATTCTCGACGACACCAATCCCCCGTTCTATCGGTGGTTCCCCGACGCGGAGCTCAACACGTGCGCCAATGCGCTGGACCGCCATGTCGACGAGGGCCGCGCCGAGCAGCCGGCGCTGATCTACGACTCCCCGGTCACCGGGACCAAGCGGGTGTTCACCTACCGCGAATTACTCGACGAGACAGCGCGTTTCGCCGGCGCCCTGCGCTCACTCGGGGTCGGCAAGGGTGACCGCGTAGTGCTGTACATGCCGATGATCCCCGAGGCCGTGATCGCGATGCTGGCGTGCGCACGCCTGGGCGCGGTGCATTCCGTGGTGTTCGGCGGGTTCGCAGCCCACGAACTGGCCACCCGCATCGACGACGCGCAGCCCGCCGTCATCGTCTCGGCATCATGCGGGATCGAGCCGACCCGCGTCGTCGAGTACAAGCCGATGCTGGACCACGCCCTGGAGTTGGCGTCGCACCAGCCCGGCGCATGTGTGATCGTCCAGCGCGACCGGCTGCGGTGCGAACTGGTCGAGGGCCGGGATCTGGACTGGGCCGAGGCGATGGCGTCTGCGTCGCCGGCGGCTCCCGTGCCGGTGGCGGCCACCGATCCGCTCTACGTGCTCTACACCTCCGGCACCACCGGTAAACCCAAGGGCATCGTCCGCGACAACGGCGGGCATGCGGTGGCGCTGCTGTGGAGCATGCGCAATGTTTACGACATCGACCCCGGTGACGTGTTCTGGGCGGCCTCCGACGTCGGCTGGGTGGTTGGCCATTCCTACATCGTCTATGGCCCGCTGCTGGCCGGTGCGACGACGGTGCTGTACGAGGGAAAGCCCATTGGCACACCGGATCCCGGCGCGTTCTGGCGGGTATGTTCCAAGTACGGGGTGAAGGCGCTGTTCACCGCGCCGACCGCGATCCGGGCGATCCGTAAGGAAGACCCGGAGGCCTCGCACATCAGCCGCTACGATCTGTCGTCGCTGAAATACTTGTTCCAGGCCGGTGAGCGGCTGGACCCCGACACGTACGCGTGGGCGTCGGCGAAGCTGGGTGTGCCGGTGGTCGATCACTGGTGGCAGACCGAAACCGGCTGGGCGATCGCGGCCAATCCCGTTGGTATCGAGCAGCTTCCGCTCAAGGCCGGCTCTCCCACGGTGCCGATGCCCGGGTACGACGTGCAGATCCTTCAGGTCGACGGTTCGCCGTGTGCCCCGGGCGAGGAGGGCGCGATCTGCATCAGCCTGCCGCTGCCGCCCGGCACGCTGCCCACGCTGTGGGGCGACGACGCCCGCTACGAGGCGTCGTATCTGTGCGAGCACCCCGGGTTCTATCTGACCGGCGACGGCGGGTACATCGACGACGACGGGTACCTGTTCGTGATGGGCCGCATCGACGATGTCATCAACGTTGCGGGACATCGGTTGTCGACGGGCTCGATCGAAGCCGTGCTGGCCGCGCACCCGGCGGTGGCCGAGTGCGCGGTGATCGGCGTGGCCGACGAGATCAAGGGCCAGGTGCCGCGCGGATTCGTCGTCCTCAAGGCCGGCGCGTCGGCCGAGGGTCTGGCCGCGGAACTGGTGGCGGCGGTGCGCGACGAGATCGGAGCGGTGGCCTGCTTCCGGTTGGTCGACGTGGTGCCTGCGCTGCCGAAGACCCGGTCGGGCAAGATCCTGCGCAAGACGATGCGTGGTATCGCACACGGCAAGGATGAGCCGATGCCCTCGACCATCGAGGACCCCGCGGTGCTGGAGACGTTGCGGCCAATCCTGCAGGGCTAG
- a CDS encoding SRPBCC family protein, protein MATVDVSVPSEVSPQRAWALASDLARFDEWMTIFAGWRSPVPAQIGEGTCVSSLIKVKGFRNTIRWCVTGYDEPHSIELVGTGKPGITIGITMKVVDDYQRTCFHLSADLSGGLLSGPVGRLVARVLESDVRRSVTNLAALA, encoded by the coding sequence ATGGCAACTGTCGACGTGTCGGTGCCCTCCGAGGTGAGCCCGCAGCGGGCGTGGGCGCTGGCGTCGGACCTGGCGCGGTTCGACGAGTGGATGACGATCTTCGCCGGGTGGCGCAGCCCGGTGCCGGCGCAGATCGGCGAGGGCACCTGTGTGTCGTCGCTGATCAAGGTGAAGGGCTTCCGCAACACGATCCGGTGGTGTGTGACCGGATACGACGAGCCGCACTCGATCGAGTTGGTCGGCACCGGTAAGCCCGGCATCACGATCGGCATCACGATGAAGGTCGTCGACGACTATCAGCGCACCTGTTTTCATCTGAGCGCCGACCTGTCCGGCGGTCTGCTCAGTGGCCCGGTCGGCCGGCTGGTAGCCCGGGTCCTGGAATCCGACGTCCGGCGGTCCGTGACCAACCTCGCCGCCCTGGCCTGA
- a CDS encoding enoyl-CoA hydratase/isomerase family protein: MPAVEFTELDDGIAGVTLNRPDLLNAIDGALLDGIDDALDKLSSWNYRVAVLTGAGRGFCAGADLSGTGQPWTPPAGAPFKTTYDAQVRLADQMTRLYELPIPVIAAVNGVAVGGGLAYALHCDIRIASQTARFGSVFIKAGFSSMDMGTSYLLPKIVGAGAARELMLTGRIIDADEAYRIGLVHEVVPQDRLADAALEMARTIAANNAFGVWQTKTGLNTALDAPSLRHAKEIENRTQVLTGFTKNPMEAAMAHREKRAPKWDPL; this comes from the coding sequence ATGCCCGCTGTGGAATTCACCGAACTCGATGACGGCATCGCCGGCGTCACGCTGAACCGGCCCGACCTGCTCAACGCGATCGACGGCGCGTTGCTCGACGGCATTGACGACGCCCTGGACAAGCTCAGTTCGTGGAACTACCGGGTGGCCGTGCTCACCGGAGCCGGCCGCGGGTTCTGCGCGGGCGCCGACCTCAGCGGCACCGGGCAGCCGTGGACGCCGCCGGCCGGCGCCCCGTTCAAGACCACCTACGACGCGCAGGTGCGACTGGCCGACCAGATGACCCGACTCTACGAGCTGCCTATCCCGGTGATCGCCGCCGTCAACGGCGTGGCCGTCGGCGGCGGGCTGGCCTATGCGCTGCACTGCGACATCCGAATCGCCTCGCAGACCGCGCGATTCGGGTCGGTGTTCATCAAGGCCGGCTTCTCCTCGATGGACATGGGCACCAGCTATCTGCTGCCCAAGATCGTCGGCGCGGGAGCGGCCCGCGAGCTGATGCTCACCGGGCGGATCATCGACGCCGACGAGGCCTACCGGATCGGGCTGGTGCACGAGGTGGTGCCCCAGGACAGGCTTGCCGATGCTGCCCTCGAGATGGCCCGAACCATCGCCGCCAACAACGCTTTCGGCGTGTGGCAGACCAAGACCGGACTCAATACGGCGCTGGACGCCCCGAGCTTGCGGCATGCCAAGGAGATCGAGAACCGTACCCAGGTGCTGACCGGGTTCACCAAGAACCCGATGGAGGCTGCGATGGCGCACCGGGAGAAGCGGGCCCCGAAGTGGGATCCGCTGTAA
- a CDS encoding TIGR03619 family F420-dependent LLM class oxidoreductase — translation MRFTYAEAMTDPSFYIPLAKAAEAAGYDAMTIPDSVAYPFESDSKYPYTPDGNREFLDGKSFIETFVITAALGAVTTTLKFNFFVLKLPIRPPALVAKQAGSLVSLIGNRVGLGVGTSPWPEDYELMGVPFAKRGKRMDECIDIIRGLTSGDYFEYHGEFYDIPKTKMTPAPTEPIPILIGGHADAALRRAARNDGWMHGGGEEDLDELLAKLNRYREEEGTADKDFQVHVISIDGFTVDGVKRLEDKGVTDVIVGFRVPYIKGPDTEPLDSKIRNLEWFAENVIAKV, via the coding sequence ATGCGATTCACATACGCCGAGGCGATGACCGACCCGTCGTTCTATATCCCGTTGGCAAAGGCCGCCGAAGCTGCGGGCTACGACGCGATGACGATCCCCGACAGCGTGGCCTACCCCTTCGAGTCCGACTCGAAGTATCCGTACACTCCCGACGGCAATCGCGAGTTCCTCGACGGCAAGTCGTTCATCGAGACCTTTGTGATCACCGCCGCCCTCGGCGCGGTCACCACGACGCTGAAGTTCAACTTCTTCGTGCTCAAGCTGCCGATTCGCCCGCCCGCCCTGGTGGCGAAGCAGGCCGGTTCGCTGGTGTCGCTGATCGGCAACCGCGTCGGGCTCGGCGTCGGCACCAGCCCGTGGCCGGAGGACTACGAACTCATGGGCGTGCCGTTCGCCAAACGAGGCAAACGGATGGACGAGTGCATCGACATCATCCGCGGTCTCACCAGTGGCGACTACTTCGAGTATCACGGCGAGTTCTACGACATCCCCAAGACGAAGATGACCCCGGCGCCGACCGAGCCCATCCCGATCCTCATCGGCGGCCATGCCGACGCGGCGCTGCGCCGGGCGGCGCGCAACGACGGCTGGATGCACGGCGGCGGCGAAGAAGATCTCGACGAGCTGCTGGCCAAGCTGAACCGCTACCGCGAGGAAGAGGGCACGGCCGACAAGGACTTCCAGGTTCACGTCATCTCGATCGACGGCTTCACCGTCGACGGCGTGAAGAGGCTGGAGGACAAAGGCGTCACCGACGTGATCGTCGGATTCCGTGTCCCCTACATCAAGGGGCCCGACACCGAGCCGCTGGATTCCAAGATCCGCAACCTGGAGTGGTTCGCCGAGAACGTCATCGCCAAGGTCTGA
- a CDS encoding AraC family transcriptional regulator: protein MTAVLESPPPQKSTCTTADPAAVADFIGSAHGICGRVEGLRSDRPITLSHVVMGPVSLCTAHIPGELTFESAPAPCFVVTHVRSGTMHLGTDTLAEACRAGDTVLAIRPGRTCRARLVDAEVSLTALTPDVLAEITGDLDRGPVRFTSGRPRSAPAAAQWQTAVDYVATTLADRAGAGGYDQVVAGAVRLLAATMLQVFPNTFADADDHTVDTMDTWPPMLRRAVEFMHANCARDIGMTDVARALNVTPRAVQYLFRRHLDVSPMTYLRQIRLRRAHRDLISADPAKDTVAAIAVRWGFAHTGRFSQAYRAEFGQSPSVTLRG, encoded by the coding sequence ATGACCGCAGTCCTCGAGTCACCTCCTCCGCAGAAATCCACCTGCACGACCGCGGACCCCGCCGCCGTCGCGGACTTCATCGGCAGCGCGCACGGGATATGCGGCCGCGTCGAGGGGCTTCGCAGCGACCGTCCGATCACGTTGTCGCACGTGGTGATGGGCCCGGTCAGCCTGTGCACGGCGCACATCCCCGGCGAGTTGACCTTCGAATCCGCGCCCGCGCCATGCTTTGTCGTCACCCACGTCAGATCCGGCACCATGCACCTGGGTACGGACACCCTCGCCGAGGCCTGCCGCGCCGGCGACACCGTCCTGGCCATCCGCCCCGGCAGGACCTGCCGGGCCCGCCTCGTCGACGCCGAGGTATCGCTTACCGCGCTGACCCCGGACGTACTGGCCGAGATCACCGGTGACCTGGACCGGGGCCCCGTGCGGTTCACCTCGGGGCGGCCCCGCTCGGCGCCCGCCGCCGCGCAGTGGCAGACGGCGGTCGATTATGTCGCGACAACGCTGGCTGACCGGGCCGGAGCCGGCGGCTATGACCAGGTCGTCGCAGGGGCGGTTCGGCTACTGGCCGCCACGATGCTGCAGGTCTTCCCCAACACGTTCGCCGACGCCGACGACCACACCGTCGACACCATGGACACCTGGCCGCCGATGCTGCGCCGGGCCGTCGAGTTCATGCACGCCAACTGCGCCCGCGATATCGGCATGACCGACGTGGCGCGGGCCCTGAACGTCACCCCGCGGGCGGTCCAATACCTGTTCCGCCGGCACCTCGACGTCAGCCCGATGACGTACCTGCGCCAAATCCGGCTGCGCCGGGCCCACCGTGACCTGATATCCGCCGATCCGGCCAAGGACACCGTCGCCGCGATCGCCGTGCGCTGGGGCTTCGCCCACACCGGCCGGTTCAGCCAGGCCTACCGCGCCGAGTTCGGCCAGTCGCCCAGCGTGACGCTGCGCGGCTGA